One window from the genome of Candidatus Chlorohelix allophototropha encodes:
- a CDS encoding bacteriochlorophyll c-binding family protein, translating into MAGLVARVASDAAEFFEVQSDGWWMWVAGMLRTTGDAVERICANTWGVSSGGRVPQVETPVVASPGRFREKQIESRFTKLG; encoded by the coding sequence ATGGCAGGTTTGGTTGCAAGAGTTGCGTCTGACGCAGCTGAGTTCTTTGAAGTACAGAGCGATGGCTGGTGGATGTGGGTCGCAGGTATGCTGCGCACCACCGGAGACGCGGTAGAGCGCATTTGTGCTAATACTTGGGGCGTATCCAGCGGCGGTCGGGTTCCCCAGGTTGAAACTCCTGTTGTTGCTTCCCCTGGTCGTTTCCGGGAGAAACAGATCGAGTCGCGCTTTACTAAGCTCGGCTAG